A single window of Colletes latitarsis isolate SP2378_abdomen chromosome 11, iyColLati1, whole genome shotgun sequence DNA harbors:
- the LOC143347898 gene encoding interference hedgehog isoform X2, translating to MRPMPSLCGVVTALLHVLASFAHGQRQEVGMSFTRHPQPLDAPLGDDVNFECNLNLAAERFSWRHRPLGSDKWLPVSHTPSNSGKTSRHVVNFDDKSKAGDYRCIAFYGTSGLASDPARLTLATLQKFVDKTDVVINVAAGNTVPVTCPVPYSAPEAIVQFYKDNNLVQNVNGRTMVIENARVQDSGTYHCTASNYITNQIFTSNHKTVLNVHTNMKFQAPYFIKQPQTEYKVLRDKNVTLECFGAGYPVPNVTWSRLGSPLPSNSMKTATGLTINNVQPSDRGEYDCMWTNNGVHIKSVIILKVMEAPKVIKSPKASTFSEGGELELSCTVTGEPEPRVEWLINGESLVPSDSLEIKGFKLFISEVEKRHAGVVQCVASNEYGFDSGYNLLKVNPKQHMGTTESRPDYGISNSRHKHTRGGGRRRSKEGKRKGTAVLVPPTQPSVTRLTDVSVMVRWTVPENTGLPIEFFKVQYRELGQKLNGKQAKWMTANSEIPQHVRSFEVTDLQPGHTYRFRIAAVYKNNDNKPSPNSERFHLNRDKGTDRKKMPVPLLTNTEALGPQEVLLIWQNPDSTANIDGFYVYHRASSSAGDYVKTTVEGKNSFNITISHLHPDTTYEFKVQSFSVDAASEFSQILCQKTKKLVIEHNDHDNRKDHGSNITLDSRVGPADDRNANMYAIIGGVLGGSTLLGGLVAVAVVYKRTKRKQSRESSQSEGKPITNGRVMNGGVTDSKINITSNPLAGLDTSEDIIQPKSGQQQSPMEMASFLNGQNNNSNNHNNSDTAGTDVNTSYTEPPLLQGSLPIEQPL from the exons ATGCGACCTATGCCCTCCCTATGTGGCGTTGTCACAGCTTTGCTACACGTCCTGGCCAGCTTTGCCCACG GGCAAAGGCAAGAGGTAGGCATGTCCTTCACTCGACATCCTCAACCTCTGGATGCACCACTAGGCGACGACGTGAATTTCGAGTGCAACCTAAACCTCGCTGCGGAACGGTTCTCGTGGCGCCATAGGCCGTTAGGCTCGGACAAGTGGTTGCCGGTGTCCCATACGCCCAGCAACAGCGGCAAAACCTCTCGTCACGTAGTGAACTTCGACGACAAGTCGAAAGCCGGTGACTACCGGTGCATAGCTTTCTACG GTACCAGCGGTTTGGCCTCGGATCCAGCACGATTAACGCTCGCCACGCTGCAGAAATTCGTCGACAAGACGGACGTTGTTATAAACGTAGCGGCCGGGAACACGGTGCCCGTTACGTGTCCCGTGCCGTACTCCGCCCCAGAGGCCATAGTACAATTCTACAAAGACAACAATCTCGTGCAGAACGTAAACGGGAGAACCATGGTCATCGAGAACGCTAGAGTTCAGGACAGCGGAACGTATCATTGCACCGCCAGTAATTACATAACCAATCAAATATTCACCAGCAATCATAAGACCGTGCTGAACGTGCATACGAATATGAAATTCCAAGCGCCGTACTTCATCAAGCAGCCGCAGACGGAATACAAAGTCCTCAGGGACAAAAATGTGACGTTGGAGTGCTTTGGCGCTGGCTACCCGGTGCCCAACGTCACATGGAGCAGGCTGGGTAGCCCGTTGCCGTCCAATTCGATGAAAACTGCGACTGGCTTGACGATTAATAACGTCCAGCCGTCGGACAGAGGCGAGTACGACTGCATGTGGACCAACAACGGTGTGCACATCAAATCTGTGATCATATTGAAAGTAATGGAAGCGCCGAAGGTGATCAAGTCGCCAAAGGCGTCCACGTTCTCGGAGGGCGGGGAATTGGAGCTTTCTTGCACGGTAACCGGTGAACCGGAACCGAGGGTCGAGTGGTTGATCAACGGGGAATCCTTGGTGCCCAGCGACAGCTTGGAGATCAAAGGTTTCAAGCTCTTCATCTCCGAGGTCGAGAAAAGACACGCCGGCGTCGTGCAATGCGTCGCCAGCAACGAGTACGGTTTCGACTCCGGCTACAATTTGCTGAAAGTAAATCCGAAGCAACACATGGGTACGACCGAGTCACGACCGGACTACGGGATCTCCAATTCGAGGCACAAGCACACCAGAGGTGGAGGAAGGAGAcgaagcaaagagggcaaacgaAAAGGCACTG CAGTGCTGGTGCCACCGACTCAGCCCAGCGTCACGAGATTGACGGACGTGTCCGTGATGGTCAGATGGACGGTCCCGGAGAACACCGGTTTGCCGATCGAGTTCTTTAAAGTCCAGTACCGCGAGCTCGGGCAGAAACTGAACGGCAAACAGGCGAAATGGATGACCGCCAATTCGGAAATACCGCAGCACGTGCGGTCGTTCGAGGTCACCGATTTGCAGCCCGGTCACACGTATCGATTCCGTATCGCGGCGGTGTACAAGAACAACGACAACAAACCGAGCCCGAATTCCGAGCGGTTTCATCTGAACAGAGACAAAGGTACCGACCGCAAGAAAATGCCGGTACCGTTGCTGACCAACACGGAAGCATTGGGTCCGCAAGAGGTGTTGCTGATCTGGCAGAATCCGGACAGCACGGCGAACATAGACGGTTTTTACGTGTACCATCGGGCCTCCTCGTCGGCAGGGGACTACGTGAAAACCACGGTCGAAGGGAAGAACTCCTTCAACATAACCATATCCCATTTGCACCCGGACACGACGTACGAGTTCAAGGTGCAGAGCTTCTCGGTGGACGCCGCCTCGGAATTCTCGCAGATACTCTGCCAGAAAACGAAGAAGCTGGTGATCGAGCACAACGATCACGACAACCGCAAAGACCACGGTAGCAATATAACGCTGGACAGCCGTGTTGGGCCAGCGGACGATCGAAACGCGAACATGTACGCGATAATTGGCGGCGTTCTCGGCGGATCGACGTTACTGGGTGGTTTGGTAGCTGTCGCGGTCGTCTATAAAAGGACCAAACGCAAACAGAGCCGGGAATCTTCACAGAGCGAAG GCAAACCGATAACAAACGGAAGAGTTATGAACGGTGGTGTCACCGACTCGAAAATAAACATAACGTCGAACCCGCTCGCTGGTCTCGATACGTCCGAAGACATAATACAGCCTAAG AGCGGGCAGCAACAATCGCCGATGGAAATGGCCTCGTTTCTAAACGGCCaaaacaacaacagcaacaaccaTAACAACAGCGACACAGCTGGAACCGACGTGAACACGTCGTACACTGAGCCCCCTCTGCTCCAGGGATCACTGCCTATCGAGCAACCTCTGTGA
- the LOC143347898 gene encoding interference hedgehog isoform X3 produces MRPMPSLCGVVTALLHVLASFAHGQRQEVGMSFTRHPQPLDAPLGDDVNFECNLNLAAERFSWRHRPLGSDKWLPVSHTPSNSGKTSRHVVNFDDKSKAGDYRCIAFYGTSGLASDPARLTLATLQKFVDKTDVVINVAAGNTVPVTCPVPYSAPEAIVQFYKDNNLVQNVNGRTMVIENARVQDSGTYHCTASNYITNQIFTSNHKTVLNVHTNMKFQAPYFIKQPQTEYKVLRDKNVTLECFGAGYPVPNVTWSRLGSPLPSNSMKTATGLTINNVQPSDRGEYDCMWTNNGVHIKSVIILKVMEAPKVIKSPKASTFSEGGELELSCTVTGEPEPRVEWLINGESLVPSDSLEIKGFKLFISEVEKRHAGVVQCVASNEYGFDSGYNLLKVNPKQHMGTTESRPDYGISNSRHKHTRGGGRRRSKEGKRKGTVLVPPTQPSVTRLTDVSVMVRWTVPENTGLPIEFFKVQYRELGQKLNGKQAKWMTANSEIPQHVRSFEVTDLQPGHTYRFRIAAVYKNNDNKPSPNSERFHLNRDKGTDRKKMPVPLLTNTEALGPQEVLLIWQNPDSTANIDGFYVYHRASSSAGDYVKTTVEGKNSFNITISHLHPDTTYEFKVQSFSVDAASEFSQILCQKTKKLVIEHNDHDNRKDHGSNITLDSRVGPADDRNANMYAIIGGVLGGSTLLGGLVAVAVVYKRTKRKQSRESSQSEGKPITNGRVMNGGVTDSKINITSNPLAGLDTSEDIIQPKSGQQQSPMEMASFLNGQNNNSNNHNNSDTAGTDVNTSYTEPPLLQGSLPIEQPL; encoded by the exons ATGCGACCTATGCCCTCCCTATGTGGCGTTGTCACAGCTTTGCTACACGTCCTGGCCAGCTTTGCCCACG GGCAAAGGCAAGAGGTAGGCATGTCCTTCACTCGACATCCTCAACCTCTGGATGCACCACTAGGCGACGACGTGAATTTCGAGTGCAACCTAAACCTCGCTGCGGAACGGTTCTCGTGGCGCCATAGGCCGTTAGGCTCGGACAAGTGGTTGCCGGTGTCCCATACGCCCAGCAACAGCGGCAAAACCTCTCGTCACGTAGTGAACTTCGACGACAAGTCGAAAGCCGGTGACTACCGGTGCATAGCTTTCTACG GTACCAGCGGTTTGGCCTCGGATCCAGCACGATTAACGCTCGCCACGCTGCAGAAATTCGTCGACAAGACGGACGTTGTTATAAACGTAGCGGCCGGGAACACGGTGCCCGTTACGTGTCCCGTGCCGTACTCCGCCCCAGAGGCCATAGTACAATTCTACAAAGACAACAATCTCGTGCAGAACGTAAACGGGAGAACCATGGTCATCGAGAACGCTAGAGTTCAGGACAGCGGAACGTATCATTGCACCGCCAGTAATTACATAACCAATCAAATATTCACCAGCAATCATAAGACCGTGCTGAACGTGCATACGAATATGAAATTCCAAGCGCCGTACTTCATCAAGCAGCCGCAGACGGAATACAAAGTCCTCAGGGACAAAAATGTGACGTTGGAGTGCTTTGGCGCTGGCTACCCGGTGCCCAACGTCACATGGAGCAGGCTGGGTAGCCCGTTGCCGTCCAATTCGATGAAAACTGCGACTGGCTTGACGATTAATAACGTCCAGCCGTCGGACAGAGGCGAGTACGACTGCATGTGGACCAACAACGGTGTGCACATCAAATCTGTGATCATATTGAAAGTAATGGAAGCGCCGAAGGTGATCAAGTCGCCAAAGGCGTCCACGTTCTCGGAGGGCGGGGAATTGGAGCTTTCTTGCACGGTAACCGGTGAACCGGAACCGAGGGTCGAGTGGTTGATCAACGGGGAATCCTTGGTGCCCAGCGACAGCTTGGAGATCAAAGGTTTCAAGCTCTTCATCTCCGAGGTCGAGAAAAGACACGCCGGCGTCGTGCAATGCGTCGCCAGCAACGAGTACGGTTTCGACTCCGGCTACAATTTGCTGAAAGTAAATCCGAAGCAACACATGGGTACGACCGAGTCACGACCGGACTACGGGATCTCCAATTCGAGGCACAAGCACACCAGAGGTGGAGGAAGGAGAcgaagcaaagagggcaaacgaAAAGGCACTG TGCTGGTGCCACCGACTCAGCCCAGCGTCACGAGATTGACGGACGTGTCCGTGATGGTCAGATGGACGGTCCCGGAGAACACCGGTTTGCCGATCGAGTTCTTTAAAGTCCAGTACCGCGAGCTCGGGCAGAAACTGAACGGCAAACAGGCGAAATGGATGACCGCCAATTCGGAAATACCGCAGCACGTGCGGTCGTTCGAGGTCACCGATTTGCAGCCCGGTCACACGTATCGATTCCGTATCGCGGCGGTGTACAAGAACAACGACAACAAACCGAGCCCGAATTCCGAGCGGTTTCATCTGAACAGAGACAAAGGTACCGACCGCAAGAAAATGCCGGTACCGTTGCTGACCAACACGGAAGCATTGGGTCCGCAAGAGGTGTTGCTGATCTGGCAGAATCCGGACAGCACGGCGAACATAGACGGTTTTTACGTGTACCATCGGGCCTCCTCGTCGGCAGGGGACTACGTGAAAACCACGGTCGAAGGGAAGAACTCCTTCAACATAACCATATCCCATTTGCACCCGGACACGACGTACGAGTTCAAGGTGCAGAGCTTCTCGGTGGACGCCGCCTCGGAATTCTCGCAGATACTCTGCCAGAAAACGAAGAAGCTGGTGATCGAGCACAACGATCACGACAACCGCAAAGACCACGGTAGCAATATAACGCTGGACAGCCGTGTTGGGCCAGCGGACGATCGAAACGCGAACATGTACGCGATAATTGGCGGCGTTCTCGGCGGATCGACGTTACTGGGTGGTTTGGTAGCTGTCGCGGTCGTCTATAAAAGGACCAAACGCAAACAGAGCCGGGAATCTTCACAGAGCGAAG GCAAACCGATAACAAACGGAAGAGTTATGAACGGTGGTGTCACCGACTCGAAAATAAACATAACGTCGAACCCGCTCGCTGGTCTCGATACGTCCGAAGACATAATACAGCCTAAG AGCGGGCAGCAACAATCGCCGATGGAAATGGCCTCGTTTCTAAACGGCCaaaacaacaacagcaacaaccaTAACAACAGCGACACAGCTGGAACCGACGTGAACACGTCGTACACTGAGCCCCCTCTGCTCCAGGGATCACTGCCTATCGAGCAACCTCTGTGA
- the LOC143347898 gene encoding interference hedgehog isoform X1: MRPMPSLCGVVTALLHVLASFAHGQRQEVGMSFTRHPQPLDAPLGDDVNFECNLNLAAERFSWRHRPLGSDKWLPVSHTPSNSGKTSRHVVNFDDKSKAGDYRCIAFYGTSGLASDPARLTLATLQKFVDKTDVVINVAAGNTVPVTCPVPYSAPEAIVQFYKDNNLVQNVNGRTMVIENARVQDSGTYHCTASNYITNQIFTSNHKTVLNVHTNMKFQAPYFIKQPQTEYKVLRDKNVTLECFGAGYPVPNVTWSRLGSPLPSNSMKTATGLTINNVQPSDRGEYDCMWTNNGVHIKSVIILKVMEAPKVIKSPKASTFSEGGELELSCTVTGEPEPRVEWLINGESLVPSDSLEIKGFKLFISEVEKRHAGVVQCVASNEYGFDSGYNLLKVNPKQHMGTTESRPDYGISNSRHKHTRGGGRRRSKEGKRKGTAVLVPPTQPSVTRLTDVSVMVRWTVPENTGLPIEFFKVQYRELGQKLNGKQAKWMTANSEIPQHVRSFEVTDLQPGHTYRFRIAAVYKNNDNKPSPNSERFHLNRDKGTDRKKMPVPLLTNTEALGPQEVLLIWQNPDSTANIDGFYVYHRASSSAGDYVKTTVEGKNSFNITISHLHPDTTYEFKVQSFSVDAASEFSQILCQKTKKLVIEHNDHDNRKDHGSNITLDSRVGPADDRNANMYAIIGGVLGGSTLLGGLVAVAVVYKRTKRKQSRESSQSEGKPITNGRVMNGGVTDSKINITSNPLAGLDTSEDIIQPKVGIYYSILRRLVFSSFSVGRVCCSLILLALCTSLWSRFSFVFSEHHTRTLPIHQHAH, encoded by the exons ATGCGACCTATGCCCTCCCTATGTGGCGTTGTCACAGCTTTGCTACACGTCCTGGCCAGCTTTGCCCACG GGCAAAGGCAAGAGGTAGGCATGTCCTTCACTCGACATCCTCAACCTCTGGATGCACCACTAGGCGACGACGTGAATTTCGAGTGCAACCTAAACCTCGCTGCGGAACGGTTCTCGTGGCGCCATAGGCCGTTAGGCTCGGACAAGTGGTTGCCGGTGTCCCATACGCCCAGCAACAGCGGCAAAACCTCTCGTCACGTAGTGAACTTCGACGACAAGTCGAAAGCCGGTGACTACCGGTGCATAGCTTTCTACG GTACCAGCGGTTTGGCCTCGGATCCAGCACGATTAACGCTCGCCACGCTGCAGAAATTCGTCGACAAGACGGACGTTGTTATAAACGTAGCGGCCGGGAACACGGTGCCCGTTACGTGTCCCGTGCCGTACTCCGCCCCAGAGGCCATAGTACAATTCTACAAAGACAACAATCTCGTGCAGAACGTAAACGGGAGAACCATGGTCATCGAGAACGCTAGAGTTCAGGACAGCGGAACGTATCATTGCACCGCCAGTAATTACATAACCAATCAAATATTCACCAGCAATCATAAGACCGTGCTGAACGTGCATACGAATATGAAATTCCAAGCGCCGTACTTCATCAAGCAGCCGCAGACGGAATACAAAGTCCTCAGGGACAAAAATGTGACGTTGGAGTGCTTTGGCGCTGGCTACCCGGTGCCCAACGTCACATGGAGCAGGCTGGGTAGCCCGTTGCCGTCCAATTCGATGAAAACTGCGACTGGCTTGACGATTAATAACGTCCAGCCGTCGGACAGAGGCGAGTACGACTGCATGTGGACCAACAACGGTGTGCACATCAAATCTGTGATCATATTGAAAGTAATGGAAGCGCCGAAGGTGATCAAGTCGCCAAAGGCGTCCACGTTCTCGGAGGGCGGGGAATTGGAGCTTTCTTGCACGGTAACCGGTGAACCGGAACCGAGGGTCGAGTGGTTGATCAACGGGGAATCCTTGGTGCCCAGCGACAGCTTGGAGATCAAAGGTTTCAAGCTCTTCATCTCCGAGGTCGAGAAAAGACACGCCGGCGTCGTGCAATGCGTCGCCAGCAACGAGTACGGTTTCGACTCCGGCTACAATTTGCTGAAAGTAAATCCGAAGCAACACATGGGTACGACCGAGTCACGACCGGACTACGGGATCTCCAATTCGAGGCACAAGCACACCAGAGGTGGAGGAAGGAGAcgaagcaaagagggcaaacgaAAAGGCACTG CAGTGCTGGTGCCACCGACTCAGCCCAGCGTCACGAGATTGACGGACGTGTCCGTGATGGTCAGATGGACGGTCCCGGAGAACACCGGTTTGCCGATCGAGTTCTTTAAAGTCCAGTACCGCGAGCTCGGGCAGAAACTGAACGGCAAACAGGCGAAATGGATGACCGCCAATTCGGAAATACCGCAGCACGTGCGGTCGTTCGAGGTCACCGATTTGCAGCCCGGTCACACGTATCGATTCCGTATCGCGGCGGTGTACAAGAACAACGACAACAAACCGAGCCCGAATTCCGAGCGGTTTCATCTGAACAGAGACAAAGGTACCGACCGCAAGAAAATGCCGGTACCGTTGCTGACCAACACGGAAGCATTGGGTCCGCAAGAGGTGTTGCTGATCTGGCAGAATCCGGACAGCACGGCGAACATAGACGGTTTTTACGTGTACCATCGGGCCTCCTCGTCGGCAGGGGACTACGTGAAAACCACGGTCGAAGGGAAGAACTCCTTCAACATAACCATATCCCATTTGCACCCGGACACGACGTACGAGTTCAAGGTGCAGAGCTTCTCGGTGGACGCCGCCTCGGAATTCTCGCAGATACTCTGCCAGAAAACGAAGAAGCTGGTGATCGAGCACAACGATCACGACAACCGCAAAGACCACGGTAGCAATATAACGCTGGACAGCCGTGTTGGGCCAGCGGACGATCGAAACGCGAACATGTACGCGATAATTGGCGGCGTTCTCGGCGGATCGACGTTACTGGGTGGTTTGGTAGCTGTCGCGGTCGTCTATAAAAGGACCAAACGCAAACAGAGCCGGGAATCTTCACAGAGCGAAG GCAAACCGATAACAAACGGAAGAGTTATGAACGGTGGTGTCACCGACTCGAAAATAAACATAACGTCGAACCCGCTCGCTGGTCTCGATACGTCCGAAGACATAATACAGCCTAAGGTCGGTATTT ACTATTCGATATTAAGGAGACTAGTCTTTTCTAGCTTTAGCGTTGGTCGCGTGTGCTGCTCTTTAATTCTACTCGCTCTCTGCACTTCTCTCTGGAGCCgcttttctttcgttttttccGAACACCACACACGTACGTTACCCATTCACCAACACGCTCACTGA
- the LOC143347898 gene encoding interference hedgehog isoform X5, with the protein MRPMPSLCGVVTALLHVLASFAHGQRQEVGMSFTRHPQPLDAPLGDDVNFECNLNLAAERFSWRHRPLGSDKWLPVSHTPSNSGKTSRHVVNFDDKSKAGDYRCIAFYGTSGLASDPARLTLATLQKFVDKTDVVINVAAGNTVPVTCPVPYSAPEAIVQFYKDNNLVQNVNGRTMVIENARVQDSGTYHCTASNYITNQIFTSNHKTVLNVHTNMKFQAPYFIKQPQTEYKVLRDKNVTLECFGAGYPVPNVTWSRLGSPLPSNSMKTATGLTINNVQPSDRGEYDCMWTNNGVHIKSVIILKVMEAPKVIKSPKASTFSEGGELELSCTVTGEPEPRVEWLINGESLVPSDSLEIKGFKLFISEVEKRHAGVVQCVASNEYGFDSGYNLLKVNPKQHMGTTESRPDYGISNSRHKHTRGGGRRRSKEGKRKGTAVLVPPTQPSVTRLTDVSVMVRWTVPENTGLPIEFFKVQYRELGQKLNGKQAKWMTANSEIPQHVRSFEVTDLQPGHTYRFRIAAVYKNNDNKPSPNSERFHLNRDKGTDRKKMPVPLLTNTEALGPQEVLLIWQNPDSTANIDGFYVYHRASSSAGDYVKTTVEGKNSFNITISHLHPDTTYEFKVQSFSVDAASEFSQILCQKTKKLVIEHNDHDNRKDHGSNITLDSRVGPADDRNANMYAIIGGVLGGSTLLGGLVAVAVVYKRTKRKQSRESSQSEGKPITNGRVMNGGVTDSKINITSNPLAGLDTSEDIIQPKL; encoded by the exons ATGCGACCTATGCCCTCCCTATGTGGCGTTGTCACAGCTTTGCTACACGTCCTGGCCAGCTTTGCCCACG GGCAAAGGCAAGAGGTAGGCATGTCCTTCACTCGACATCCTCAACCTCTGGATGCACCACTAGGCGACGACGTGAATTTCGAGTGCAACCTAAACCTCGCTGCGGAACGGTTCTCGTGGCGCCATAGGCCGTTAGGCTCGGACAAGTGGTTGCCGGTGTCCCATACGCCCAGCAACAGCGGCAAAACCTCTCGTCACGTAGTGAACTTCGACGACAAGTCGAAAGCCGGTGACTACCGGTGCATAGCTTTCTACG GTACCAGCGGTTTGGCCTCGGATCCAGCACGATTAACGCTCGCCACGCTGCAGAAATTCGTCGACAAGACGGACGTTGTTATAAACGTAGCGGCCGGGAACACGGTGCCCGTTACGTGTCCCGTGCCGTACTCCGCCCCAGAGGCCATAGTACAATTCTACAAAGACAACAATCTCGTGCAGAACGTAAACGGGAGAACCATGGTCATCGAGAACGCTAGAGTTCAGGACAGCGGAACGTATCATTGCACCGCCAGTAATTACATAACCAATCAAATATTCACCAGCAATCATAAGACCGTGCTGAACGTGCATACGAATATGAAATTCCAAGCGCCGTACTTCATCAAGCAGCCGCAGACGGAATACAAAGTCCTCAGGGACAAAAATGTGACGTTGGAGTGCTTTGGCGCTGGCTACCCGGTGCCCAACGTCACATGGAGCAGGCTGGGTAGCCCGTTGCCGTCCAATTCGATGAAAACTGCGACTGGCTTGACGATTAATAACGTCCAGCCGTCGGACAGAGGCGAGTACGACTGCATGTGGACCAACAACGGTGTGCACATCAAATCTGTGATCATATTGAAAGTAATGGAAGCGCCGAAGGTGATCAAGTCGCCAAAGGCGTCCACGTTCTCGGAGGGCGGGGAATTGGAGCTTTCTTGCACGGTAACCGGTGAACCGGAACCGAGGGTCGAGTGGTTGATCAACGGGGAATCCTTGGTGCCCAGCGACAGCTTGGAGATCAAAGGTTTCAAGCTCTTCATCTCCGAGGTCGAGAAAAGACACGCCGGCGTCGTGCAATGCGTCGCCAGCAACGAGTACGGTTTCGACTCCGGCTACAATTTGCTGAAAGTAAATCCGAAGCAACACATGGGTACGACCGAGTCACGACCGGACTACGGGATCTCCAATTCGAGGCACAAGCACACCAGAGGTGGAGGAAGGAGAcgaagcaaagagggcaaacgaAAAGGCACTG CAGTGCTGGTGCCACCGACTCAGCCCAGCGTCACGAGATTGACGGACGTGTCCGTGATGGTCAGATGGACGGTCCCGGAGAACACCGGTTTGCCGATCGAGTTCTTTAAAGTCCAGTACCGCGAGCTCGGGCAGAAACTGAACGGCAAACAGGCGAAATGGATGACCGCCAATTCGGAAATACCGCAGCACGTGCGGTCGTTCGAGGTCACCGATTTGCAGCCCGGTCACACGTATCGATTCCGTATCGCGGCGGTGTACAAGAACAACGACAACAAACCGAGCCCGAATTCCGAGCGGTTTCATCTGAACAGAGACAAAGGTACCGACCGCAAGAAAATGCCGGTACCGTTGCTGACCAACACGGAAGCATTGGGTCCGCAAGAGGTGTTGCTGATCTGGCAGAATCCGGACAGCACGGCGAACATAGACGGTTTTTACGTGTACCATCGGGCCTCCTCGTCGGCAGGGGACTACGTGAAAACCACGGTCGAAGGGAAGAACTCCTTCAACATAACCATATCCCATTTGCACCCGGACACGACGTACGAGTTCAAGGTGCAGAGCTTCTCGGTGGACGCCGCCTCGGAATTCTCGCAGATACTCTGCCAGAAAACGAAGAAGCTGGTGATCGAGCACAACGATCACGACAACCGCAAAGACCACGGTAGCAATATAACGCTGGACAGCCGTGTTGGGCCAGCGGACGATCGAAACGCGAACATGTACGCGATAATTGGCGGCGTTCTCGGCGGATCGACGTTACTGGGTGGTTTGGTAGCTGTCGCGGTCGTCTATAAAAGGACCAAACGCAAACAGAGCCGGGAATCTTCACAGAGCGAAG GCAAACCGATAACAAACGGAAGAGTTATGAACGGTGGTGTCACCGACTCGAAAATAAACATAACGTCGAACCCGCTCGCTGGTCTCGATACGTCCGAAGACATAATACAGCCTAAG CTTTAG